aggcgcgaaattcaaattttctatgagaagaTATCCCTTTGCGCctacttttttcaaatttgccgcctttttctactgacaagatctgcttgaccaactatatgtgTGTATTTATATGTCGTAGTATAGTCTGTAAGTTTTtataagatcaagtacgccctGTACGCCATAGAAAATAAATCtacgattataaaaaaaatatgttaaaaccTGACGTATGCTTAAAACGGAACGGTTTTTAGGCCTAGGTGTACAAATAGCCGCGGATAATTTCCAATCACAGCCAAGTATGTTACTGAATGAGCCATTCTGATTGGTTACTGGAGACCAAAGAAGAATACGGTAACCGATGACAGTACAGCGGCGTCGTCGTGACTTTGAAGAGAAGTGAGAGAACTCAATGTTTGACATTTGTAGTTTTGAGGAAAGTTGATTTGATTTGTTATcttaactattttataataattttattaacataATGTCTACTCCGACAGAGTTAAGTTTTGACGAAATATTAAAGTTCATGTTAGCACATAATGGAAAAGTGACAAATTATGAGTTGGTAAAACATTTTAAAGTGTTTCTTATGAATCCCGACATGAGAGGTACGTAAACAACTGAATACTATCCTGTATTGTCTTCATAGAACCAATAAAATATATGACTAATATTTGTAGATGAAGCGAGGAGCACTTTCAAGAAACACGTTAATGCGTTGGCTATTATAAAAAATCAGAACAATGAGAAATGGTTGATACTTAAAAAGAAGTACATGCCGAACAACAGTAAAAAAGAAGAGATGGCTGCTAATGACAGTGTATCAGAATCTGAAGGCAACACCCAGTCGGTGCCGTACCAGCCCCCGCCTCCATTACAACTTAATCAAGACTTTAgtattttaacaaatttaatccaGTCAAATAATGCTGTGCCAAGTACTGAAACTCCCTCCCCGCTGCATCAAAGTGAGTCTAGCATCAGCTTAACTCTGCCCAGTGACATTTCACCTGAGGATGTCCCACCCAAAGTACATCCAAGGCGAAAATCTGCTGACAAAGCAGCTGAAAAAAGAACCAGTATACCTGTAGCTGCCCTAGAACGGACATTGTCGACACCAAATGATGACAGCGAGGTGCCAAAAGCCGAGCCCTTGTCGTCTACTGCCATATCAAAAAGTGAAAGCACGCTGGTTGACAATGAACAGATGATCTCGGTGAAGGAGCGGAAGCAGATGTTTAATAGGATGGCATCAGAGGGAGACATGCTAAAACATCAAGTGAGCGGAAACTTGAGTGCACAGGTTAGTAATCAATATTCATTGTTAGTATAGAatgattaaaattatttttattcgtAAGCCCACAGACAATAGACATACATAAAAAGAACTTAGTGAGAATAAAGTGTCACAAAATGGCCACATCTTAGCATGTTTCTGGcaacttccagcgctgatcttccaaTGTATATAGGTGTACATATGGTGGACTGTTAGCAAACTTGAAATCAGATCTGGTTTGGCAGGGTACAGGGATCTCTAAGATAGGATAttcaagtttttaaatataggcCAGTCGGTGAACTAAATTCTATGGAAGCCTTGCTACCGATACCCATGTTAAGGTTGGTTAACCATATGTGACACACTGCATTAAGTTCATTGATCATGAATTATATTtagtattaaaattaaaattgagtCTTAACATAGACATGTGCTTaaaacagatttttttaaagcaatTACTCTTCCTTTGAATACATTGCCCCTGAGCTATGCTATGTAAAGTATGCTAGCAATTTTGCTATTCCATACAAATTGTTGCCCTGCGCCGGGGTAGATTAGCGGACAATTTTAATTGCATATAGGTGCAAATTTATTTGACAGTATTGAttgcttaaataaaaaaatgtttacacaGGGAGCAAGCTTTTGGGGAGTAGCACCCCCATGTACCTTAAGCGCTCCTGGGGTAATCTGTCACCTTAAGTTATTAGGTGGTACAGGGCCATCCAGAGTGAATTCGTTAGTGATGCATTCTGGTGGATGTGTAGATGATTTGTTCTATATAGAGGTAATCATTTAACACTACCTCTCATTGAGGATGTGCTCCCGGGACTGGCTTTCTTTTAAATTCAGTCCTAAAACCGGGAATTCACAGTTCTCACTGAAGAATTGGCTGAATCTTTTGACAGCAGTAACATCATATAGTTTTTCTTGGCCATgcctttttataattataaacacaTTATTTATTTGCTGACACAGGGTTTATTAGCTATGATCAATGGTTCACAATATTCAGAAgtgttatttttgttttagatGACTTAATAGGGTTTGGCGGTTCACaaaactatgtaggtacatcATGTCGAGAATGTGGTGTTACGGGATGTAGGATGTtgtaatttcattaaaatatctgtaaaacctttaaaaaactttgtttaataagcaatttaaagtATTGTTTTCCTTCCAGGTGATATTTaacgaacatttttttttaattatatctaTAATCTTGAAGTTTCAATGGGGAAACTAAGGATTTTTATGATATTCACACTAGttagtaaatatgtacttataatgCATTTCAAATCGTTTTACACGGCGTGTTCATAAAAGACGTACTTACCTAATTTCGGATTTAACTATAAGTatctataggccccgtgcatgaactatagggggcagcataggagccgtcagatttttgccgcgaggcgtaaatgtgtcgtttatgcttccgatgtagcccacaagatggcagaacttactatgcacaaggaaacttaccgacgagaacggtagatggtagcactacctttggcaatgtacatgtccacatatgtttccgattcaggccacaagatggcataccctccaacgcgcacggtccctataaaaCCTTCAACCTTATATTATACAATTTTACCAAGTGCACTATGGCATGTTCAAGACGTcgagataaataaataagtgttcGTCGGCGTAATCTCGTTTCGGTATAACCTTTTTGTTTCGTCTTCGTCGGGTAATAAAGCATTAGCACGTGCCAAACAGGCCAGTTAGGATACCCACTGGTTTTATTGTCCCGATCCTATTAACCTGTCTTAAAAGCAGCATTCCAACAGACTAGGTATTAATTAAATCTGGATTACTTATGGATGtgaactgtcagtgtcaaagtggacgtttttggttgaagaaatgtcacttttcacactgacagatcatatccatgaCTAATCCAGTatctaattcataacctgttattaaaatcagaatacgcctgaGAGAATcaacttaggtaggtacctagagttagaccaagaaaagtctgcagcgattttgatagcccgcgcagtgcaagtgttattttaaacgtcaaacgcctatgaaattatgacgtataaataacacctgcactgcgtgggctatcaaaaccgctgcagacttttcttagtctaacccTACCAACGCAgctctttttatatttttaagaatgTTTTTGATATGTGCAACACTTTGATGTACCTAGATAGTGCAGCCCTTTAAATAAGGAAGCTAGTAAAAGTAATAGGGCTTTCTAATTAATGAAGCTGATCAAAAAACATTGATTAACAATTTCAAGTAAAAAAACAAACCTtcaatcatttctttcttgttcTATCACTACTACAAAATCTAACTTAATTTTCACTGGTTGTCCTAATGTTTTTATCCACGTAACTGCATCGAACATAATCGTGTTTTAATTATGACCCTGGCTAGAGTATCATTTTGTCCTAAAAAGCCACCAATActatttacttacataattattgcTTT
Above is a window of Cydia splendana chromosome Z, ilCydSple1.2, whole genome shotgun sequence DNA encoding:
- the LOC134804334 gene encoding uncharacterized protein LOC134804334, whose protein sequence is MSTPTELSFDEILKFMLAHNGKVTNYELVKHFKVFLMNPDMRDEARSTFKKHVNALAIIKNQNNEKWLILKKKYMPNNSKKEEMAANDSVSESEGNTQSVPYQPPPPLQLNQDFSILTNLIQSNNAVPSTETPSPLHQSESSISLTLPSDISPEDVPPKVHPRRKSADKAAEKRTSIPVAALERTLSTPNDDSEVPKAEPLSSTAISKSESTLVDNEQMISVKERKQMFNRMASEGDMLKHQVSGNLSAQNIDEEDRVSLDPKSETDPLDSKQKQWILNAARGDYHALAKMCKENSKLVKTKDPFTVSLEVLQRV